The following proteins come from a genomic window of Lycium ferocissimum isolate CSIRO_LF1 chromosome 4, AGI_CSIRO_Lferr_CH_V1, whole genome shotgun sequence:
- the LOC132054891 gene encoding BON1-associated protein 2-like: MEHSTSSRVLEVTVISGEGLKKNTFVTIKTDHSCNTQTTRIDKEGGSCPTWNEKLFIDLPMHVSYLTIEAKCKNSSGNIKTIGIARIPTSDFIGGFLPEDYLQFLSYRLRDEKGAKNGIINLSVKVKNSRNSGGCAAAYSNIWKGAALPPTLLTWDALCTGLPFFKNAPVAVGNINLSGRLVTGIPIYPSSYY; this comes from the coding sequence ATGGAACATTCAACATCATCAAGAGTCCTAGAAGTCACAGTAATATCTGGTGAAGGactcaagaaaaacactttcgTGACCATCAAAACAGATCACTCGTGCAATACCCAAACAACAAGAATTGACAAAGAAGGAGGAAGTTGCCCTACATGGAACGAAAAACTTTTCATTGATTTACCAATGCACGTATCTTATCTTACTATAGAGGCTAAATGCAAAAATTCTTCTGGGAATATTAAAACCATTGGTATTGCTAGAATTCCCACGTCGGATTTTATTGGCGGGTTTTTGCCGGAAGATTACTTGCAATTTTTGAGTTATAGACTGAGGGATGAAAAAGGTGCGAAAAATGGGATTATTAATCTTTCTGTAAAGGTCAAGAATTCCCGGAATAGCGGCGGTTGTGCGGCTGCTTATTCCAATATTTGGAAGGGTGCGGCGCTTCCACCAACCCTGCTAACatgggatgctttgtgcaccggactgcccttttttaaaaatgccCCGGTTGCCGTTGGAAATATTAATCTTTCGGGTCGACTTGTGACGGGTATTCCGATTTACCCTAGTAGTTATTATTAG